One window from the genome of Salvia splendens isolate huo1 chromosome 9, SspV2, whole genome shotgun sequence encodes:
- the LOC121747281 gene encoding photosynthetic NDH subunit of subcomplex B 4, chloroplastic-like, whose amino-acid sequence MAETLTSLTLLQPCIKQSSLQTTKAEFRTLSKSLRQCSSSRFHKMEGGRRRSLVGANALPDWPLMAVMVEHAEGQRDLITHKSIWHLSDEAIKNVYTFYIMFTVWGCCFFGSTKDPFYDSEGYRGDGGDGTGHWIYEKQEDIEESARAELWKEELIEEIEQKVGGLRELEEAGKK is encoded by the exons TCAAACAGAGTTCTCTACAAACAACGAAGGCAGAATTCAGGACACTTTCTAAATCA CTTAGGCAATGCTCAAGTTCAAGGTTTCACAAG ATGGAAGGTGGGAGAAGAAGGTCCTTAGTTGGAGCAAACGCGTTGCCTGACTGGCCGTTGATGGCCGTTATGGTTGAACACGCGGAAGGACAAAGAGATCTCATCACCCACAAGTCTATTTGGCATCTCAGTGACGAAGCCATTAAGAATGTTT ATACATTCTACATAATGTTCACTGTGTGGGGGTGCTGTTTCTTCGGCTCCACTAAG GATCCATTCTACGATTCAGAAGGATACAGAGGTGATGGAGGAGATGGGACTGGCCATTGGATTTATGAGAAG CAAGAAGATATAGAGGAATCAGCAAGAGCAGAGCTGTGGAAGGAAGAGTTGATTGAAGAGATCGAACAAAAGGTTGGTGGTTTAAGAGAACTGGAAGAAGCTGGCAAGAAATAA